One segment of Ferviditalea candida DNA contains the following:
- the acsA gene encoding acetate--CoA ligase produces MNEAHSERVKAVASNPNMRSYEEERANFSWEEVEKQFSWYETGKVNMAYECIDRHTLTERKDKVALYYSDEKRDEQYTFEDMRKQTNRFGNILRKLGLAKGDRMFIFMPRSPELYFALLGAVKVGVIVGPLFEAFMETAVRDRLEDSEAVAIITTPSLLPRVPVQDLPALKHVILVGDDLQLAEGQVDFKQEMKAASEDLEIEWVDREDGLILHYTSGSTGKPKGVYHVHNAMIQHYYTGKVVCDMKDDDIYWCTADPGWVTGTSYGIFAPWLNGVTNVIRGGRFSPQDWYGTIQKYGITVWYSAPTAFRMLMGAGDDMVSQFDLSSLRHVISVGEPLNPEVVRWGLKVYNQRIHDSWWMTETGGQLITNYPCMDIKPGSMGKPIPGVNAAIVDDEGNVLPPYRMGNLAIQTPWPSMMRKIWKNPTKYQEYFRLQGWYISGDSAYMDEDGYFWFQGRIDDVIMTAGERVGPFEVESKLVEHPAVAEAGVIGKPDPVRGEIIKAFIALRDGFEPSEELKADIARFVKEGLAAHAAPREIEFKDKLPKTRSGKIMRRVLKAWELNLPTGDLSTMED; encoded by the coding sequence ATGAACGAAGCCCACTCGGAAAGAGTTAAGGCGGTGGCTTCTAACCCGAATATGCGCAGCTATGAAGAAGAACGCGCCAATTTCAGTTGGGAAGAAGTGGAAAAGCAATTCTCCTGGTATGAAACAGGTAAAGTCAATATGGCTTACGAATGCATTGACCGCCATACACTGACCGAAAGAAAAGACAAGGTTGCTCTGTATTACAGCGATGAAAAAAGAGATGAGCAGTATACCTTTGAAGATATGAGGAAGCAGACGAACCGCTTCGGCAACATTCTCCGCAAGCTTGGACTTGCCAAGGGAGACCGGATGTTCATCTTCATGCCGAGGAGTCCGGAATTGTATTTCGCCCTGCTTGGCGCAGTCAAAGTAGGAGTAATTGTCGGTCCGCTGTTTGAAGCGTTCATGGAGACTGCAGTCAGGGACCGGTTAGAGGACAGTGAAGCGGTGGCCATTATAACAACTCCATCGCTGCTGCCGAGGGTTCCAGTTCAGGATCTTCCAGCACTGAAGCATGTGATTCTGGTTGGCGATGATCTGCAGCTTGCAGAAGGACAAGTTGATTTCAAACAGGAAATGAAAGCGGCTTCTGAAGACCTGGAGATCGAATGGGTCGACCGGGAAGACGGTTTGATTCTGCATTATACATCGGGTTCCACCGGGAAACCGAAAGGCGTTTATCATGTGCATAATGCCATGATTCAACACTATTATACCGGAAAAGTCGTCTGCGATATGAAGGACGATGATATATACTGGTGTACCGCCGATCCCGGTTGGGTAACCGGAACGTCTTACGGAATTTTCGCACCGTGGCTGAATGGTGTCACCAACGTTATCCGCGGAGGTCGTTTCAGTCCCCAAGATTGGTACGGCACCATTCAAAAGTACGGGATTACGGTATGGTACAGCGCTCCGACAGCGTTCCGCATGCTGATGGGAGCGGGGGACGATATGGTTTCCCAATTTGACCTTTCCAGCCTCCGGCATGTCATCAGCGTCGGCGAGCCTTTGAATCCGGAAGTGGTCCGTTGGGGATTGAAGGTATACAACCAGCGCATTCACGATTCATGGTGGATGACGGAAACCGGTGGTCAATTGATTACGAATTACCCCTGCATGGATATCAAACCCGGCTCGATGGGCAAGCCGATCCCGGGTGTGAATGCGGCTATTGTTGACGACGAAGGCAACGTTCTTCCTCCTTATCGGATGGGCAACTTGGCGATTCAGACGCCGTGGCCTTCAATGATGCGCAAAATTTGGAAAAACCCGACCAAATATCAGGAATATTTCCGCCTTCAGGGCTGGTATATCTCCGGGGATTCCGCATACATGGATGAGGATGGATACTTCTGGTTCCAAGGACGCATCGATGACGTCATTATGACGGCTGGCGAGCGGGTTGGCCCGTTTGAAGTGGAAAGTAAGCTGGTTGAGCATCCAGCAGTTGCGGAAGCAGGCGTAATCGGCAAGCCCGATCCGGTGAGAGGAGAAATCATCAAAGCCTTCATCGCGTTAAGGGATGGATTTGAGCCGTCCGAGGAATTGAAAGCGGATATTGCCCGCTTCGTCAAAGAAGGCTTGGCTGCTCATGCCGCACCGAGAGAAATCGAGTTCAAAGACAAGCTGCCCAAAACCCGCAGCGGCAAAATCATGAGACGGGTGCTGAAGGCTTGGGAATTGAACTTGCCGACAGGCGATCTGTCGACGATGGAAGACTGA
- a CDS encoding GNAT family N-acetyltransferase translates to MQHRKIPHSKHLSFQDKTIVIEGPLTPERILKLKMHPDLDAFRRPGDQHEALVQIADLPEGRIIAAVDGDYIVGYVTFHYPDELERWSQAGMDDLIELGAIEVANSYRNLGLGKQIIQLAFLDGQLDDAIVFTTEYYWHWDLEGSGLNVWDYRKVMEHLMKSVDMVWYATDDPEICSHPANCLMVRVGKNVPQSSVEKFDRIRFTRKFMY, encoded by the coding sequence TTGCAGCATCGGAAAATCCCTCATTCCAAACACTTGTCGTTTCAGGACAAAACGATCGTCATTGAAGGTCCGTTAACTCCCGAACGTATCCTTAAGCTGAAGATGCACCCCGATCTGGATGCTTTTCGCAGGCCCGGCGACCAGCATGAGGCACTGGTACAAATCGCCGACCTGCCGGAAGGCAGAATCATCGCCGCCGTTGACGGGGACTATATCGTCGGTTATGTAACCTTTCATTACCCCGATGAACTGGAACGGTGGTCGCAGGCGGGAATGGACGACTTGATCGAGTTGGGCGCCATTGAAGTGGCCAACTCCTACCGCAACTTGGGTCTCGGAAAACAGATCATCCAGTTGGCGTTTTTGGATGGGCAGCTGGATGATGCCATCGTGTTCACCACGGAATATTATTGGCATTGGGATTTGGAAGGCAGCGGTTTGAATGTTTGGGATTACCGGAAAGTCATGGAGCATCTGATGAAAAGCGTTGACATGGTCTGGTATGCTACCGATGATCCCGAAATTTGTTCCCACCCGGCTAACTGCTTGATGGTACGTGTCGGGAAAAACGTTCCCCAATCGTCAGTGGAGAAGTTTGATCGTATCCGGTTTACCCGAAAATTCATGTATTGA
- a CDS encoding acetoin utilization protein AcuC, with the protein MSNTAFIFHEDVLKYKFNDQHPFRQERLILTLELLKQLGALNEEELIRPRKADEHELLWVHTPGYIEAVKQLSVPAIPPSSEELAEKYGFHTEDTPYFENMHEVTSAIVGGSIEAAEQVMSGKALHALHLGGGLHHAMKNKSSGFCIYNDASVAISYIRHHYGAKVLYIDTDVHHGDGVQFSFYSDPNVCTFSIHETGKYLFPGTGAVNERGDGEGFGACFNMPVEPYTEDESWLESFQEYIEKVAAFFQPDVIVSQHGCDAHYYDPLSHIHCSMKVYLEMPKIIHELAHKWCGGKWIALGGGGYDIWRVVPRAWSLLWLIMNDHAAVKQIENNPLLPLPGEWLKLWNNEQAPDYVPATWLDAPNAWEDITRRKEITQKNRKTKEIGMLYLPK; encoded by the coding sequence ATGAGCAATACAGCGTTTATTTTTCATGAAGACGTATTGAAATACAAATTTAACGACCAGCATCCGTTCAGACAGGAGCGTCTGATACTTACCTTAGAGCTCTTAAAGCAATTGGGCGCCCTGAACGAAGAAGAACTGATCCGTCCTCGCAAAGCCGATGAACACGAACTGCTTTGGGTCCATACCCCCGGTTACATCGAAGCCGTGAAACAGCTTAGCGTCCCGGCGATACCCCCGTCCTCCGAGGAACTCGCAGAAAAATACGGCTTTCATACCGAGGACACCCCTTATTTTGAAAACATGCATGAAGTCACCTCTGCAATTGTCGGCGGATCCATTGAGGCGGCTGAACAGGTCATGTCCGGAAAAGCCCTTCATGCGCTTCATCTCGGCGGGGGCCTGCACCATGCCATGAAAAACAAAAGCTCCGGCTTTTGCATTTACAATGACGCGTCTGTCGCCATTTCATACATCCGTCATCATTATGGAGCCAAAGTGCTGTATATCGATACGGACGTTCATCATGGCGATGGTGTCCAATTCAGCTTTTATTCCGATCCCAATGTATGCACTTTCTCGATTCACGAAACCGGTAAATATTTATTTCCGGGAACCGGAGCCGTCAACGAAAGAGGGGATGGTGAAGGATTCGGAGCCTGCTTTAACATGCCGGTGGAACCGTATACAGAAGATGAGTCCTGGCTGGAAAGCTTTCAGGAATATATTGAAAAAGTGGCTGCCTTTTTCCAGCCTGACGTGATTGTCAGCCAGCACGGCTGCGACGCCCATTACTACGATCCCCTCTCCCATATACACTGCAGCATGAAAGTTTATTTGGAAATGCCGAAGATCATTCATGAGCTTGCCCACAAATGGTGCGGCGGCAAGTGGATCGCCCTTGGCGGGGGCGGTTACGACATATGGCGGGTCGTCCCAAGAGCATGGAGCCTATTATGGCTTATCATGAATGACCATGCCGCTGTAAAGCAAATCGAAAATAATCCTCTTCTCCCCCTTCCCGGAGAATGGCTTAAGCTGTGGAACAATGAACAGGCTCCCGATTATGTGCCCGCCACTTGGCTGGACGCGCCAAACGCCTGGGAGGATATCACCAGGCGCAAAGAAATCACACAAAAGAATAGGAAAACGAAGGAAATCGGCATGCTTTATTTGCCGAAATAG
- a CDS encoding 5'-methylthioadenosine/adenosylhomocysteine nucleosidase: MNLQKIGLIGAMDEEIGLIVSALQKENTTVKAGIQFHEGLFHGRRVVLCKSGVGKVNAAVCTQILIDRFGVDGILFTGVAGALDPGLNIGDIVISTECQQHDIDVTALGFPKGTIPFSEQSVFAADRGLVDLAYSVSESLFPGRSVKGRVLSGDQFIADRGKVIELHAEMNGACTEMEGAAVAQVCSMNEVPFVIIRSMSDKADGSAHVNFAEFTITASKHSFMIVEEMIRSLE, translated from the coding sequence TTGAATTTGCAAAAAATCGGATTGATCGGAGCCATGGACGAGGAAATCGGTTTGATTGTATCCGCTTTGCAGAAGGAAAACACCACGGTAAAAGCCGGCATTCAGTTTCATGAGGGATTGTTTCATGGGCGGCGGGTAGTTCTCTGCAAATCCGGTGTAGGCAAAGTAAATGCGGCCGTTTGTACGCAAATTTTGATCGACCGCTTCGGCGTTGACGGAATTCTTTTCACGGGGGTGGCCGGCGCGTTAGACCCTGGCTTGAATATCGGAGATATTGTCATCTCGACGGAATGCCAGCAGCACGATATCGATGTCACGGCACTCGGTTTTCCCAAGGGGACCATTCCTTTTTCCGAGCAGTCCGTCTTCGCCGCAGACCGCGGACTGGTTGATCTCGCATACTCCGTCAGTGAAAGCTTGTTCCCCGGACGTTCAGTAAAAGGCAGGGTGCTTTCCGGCGACCAGTTTATCGCAGACCGCGGCAAGGTGATAGAGCTGCATGCCGAAATGAACGGAGCTTGCACGGAGATGGAAGGAGCCGCTGTCGCCCAGGTATGCAGCATGAACGAAGTGCCGTTTGTCATCATCCGATCGATGTCGGATAAAGCGGACGGTTCAGCCCATGTCAACTTTGCCGAATTCACGATAACGGCATCGAAGCATTCGTTTATGATCGTAGAGGAAATGATAAGGTCTCTGGAGTGA
- the ccpA gene encoding catabolite control protein A — protein sequence MTVTIYDVAREAGVSMATVSRVVNNNPNVKPQTRKKVFEAIERLGYRPNAVARGLASKKTTTVGVVIPDISNPIFSEVARGIEDIANMYHYNIILCNADKKKEKEIRVINTLLEKQVDGLLFMGGAITDEHIQAFKTATVPVVLCATTDESGTIPSVDIDHQAAAFDAVNLLIQYGHRSIGMISGTLQDPSNGNARYLGYKQALDKAGIPFNENYVRIGNYKYESGIEVTKYFLELPNRPTAIFVANDEMAIGTVHAIQDAGLKVPDDISVISVDNIRMASMVRPQLTTVAQPMYDIGAVSMRLLTKLMNKESVDRSKVVLPHEVIIRESVAPHHS from the coding sequence GTGACCGTTACCATTTACGATGTGGCCAGAGAAGCGGGCGTTTCGATGGCAACCGTTTCCAGGGTTGTCAACAACAATCCCAATGTCAAACCGCAAACACGCAAAAAGGTATTTGAGGCAATTGAAAGGCTCGGTTATCGTCCGAATGCAGTGGCAAGAGGTTTGGCCAGCAAGAAAACAACCACTGTAGGCGTGGTGATTCCGGACATTTCCAACCCGATTTTTTCTGAAGTGGCTAGAGGCATCGAGGATATCGCCAATATGTACCATTATAATATTATTTTGTGCAATGCGGACAAGAAAAAGGAAAAAGAGATCCGTGTCATCAACACTCTGCTGGAGAAACAGGTGGACGGACTGCTGTTTATGGGCGGAGCCATTACGGACGAGCACATTCAAGCGTTCAAGACGGCGACCGTTCCCGTCGTACTTTGCGCCACAACAGATGAGAGCGGCACGATTCCTTCCGTGGATATCGACCATCAGGCGGCCGCGTTTGATGCTGTGAATCTTCTGATTCAGTACGGTCACCGAAGCATCGGAATGATCAGCGGCACGCTTCAGGATCCGTCCAACGGCAATGCCCGTTATTTGGGCTACAAACAGGCATTGGACAAGGCAGGCATACCTTTCAACGAAAACTATGTGCGCATCGGGAATTACAAATATGAATCCGGCATTGAAGTGACCAAGTATTTTCTCGAATTGCCGAATAGGCCGACCGCTATTTTTGTGGCGAACGACGAAATGGCGATCGGAACGGTTCACGCCATTCAAGACGCCGGCTTGAAGGTTCCGGATGATATCTCCGTCATCAGCGTGGACAATATACGCATGGCGTCTATGGTTCGTCCTCAGCTTACGACGGTGGCGCAGCCGATGTATGATATCGGTGCGGTATCAATGCGGCTGTTGACCAAGCTGATGAACAAAGAATCCGTCGATCGGTCAAAAGTGGTTTTACCGCATGAAGTCATTATTCGCGAATCGGTAGCTCCCCACCATTCCTGA
- a CDS encoding VanZ family protein translates to MIVLFIMSSQTGQNLNKLLPFFREILPLMREFNWGHFWAYFILAIAFLGGRISPAIRTRPHTGYSGFAK, encoded by the coding sequence ATGATCGTCCTCTTCATTATGTCCAGTCAGACCGGACAGAATTTAAACAAACTGCTTCCTTTTTTTCGTGAAATTTTACCGCTGATGCGCGAATTTAATTGGGGTCATTTTTGGGCCTATTTTATTTTGGCTATCGCCTTTTTGGGGGGACGAATTTCACCAGCAATTCGTACCCGGCCGCATACCGGATATTCTGGATTTGCGAAATGA
- a CDS encoding CoA-binding protein, which yields MSFANPSRERIKEILTEAKTVAVVGLSDNPDRPSYEVSQALKNKGYRIIPVNPRLDAILGERCYRSLLDIPEPVDIVNVFRRSEEVVPFAEQAGKIGAKVFWLQLGIFNQEAADIAQSFGLEVIMDRCIKVEDAILRIPRK from the coding sequence ATGTCCTTCGCAAATCCGTCCCGTGAACGAATCAAAGAGATTTTGACGGAAGCCAAGACGGTGGCCGTCGTCGGATTGTCCGATAATCCGGACCGCCCTTCATACGAGGTTTCGCAAGCTCTGAAAAATAAGGGGTATCGGATCATTCCCGTTAATCCCAGGCTTGATGCGATTTTGGGAGAACGATGCTACCGCAGTCTGCTTGACATTCCGGAGCCTGTCGATATCGTGAATGTGTTTCGGCGAAGCGAGGAAGTGGTTCCCTTTGCCGAGCAGGCCGGCAAAATCGGGGCTAAGGTATTTTGGCTTCAGCTCGGCATTTTCAATCAAGAGGCTGCGGACATCGCGCAGTCTTTCGGTCTGGAAGTGATCATGGACCGATGCATCAAGGTGGAGGATGCAATCCTCCGAATCCCGCGGAAATAG
- a CDS encoding C39 family peptidase, translating to MRVLNGLKLSFSIILVAGLVFSGGVFSMLLYAKMTGSDLGILVPRADDQAYAAEMTGDGTHTAGGNRIQRQAEQSVEAAAVRPASALLSAPVIRQNPELPAGCEITSLTMLLQYSGISKNKLDLVPEMKTDPTPIRFDRSGSIQYWGNPNVGFVGDITRKQIGFGIFHAGIYPLLHKYIPSAVDLTGQPYEQLEDQIIKGFPVVVWTTIDFQLPQKWVEWNTTTGTVRTTFSEHAVLLTGFDQSHVFVNDPLSGQKNLKIDKKQFIATWESMGKQALSYTGKAAH from the coding sequence ATGAGAGTCTTGAATGGTTTGAAATTATCGTTTTCCATCATCCTTGTCGCTGGATTGGTTTTTTCCGGGGGTGTTTTCAGCATGCTGCTGTATGCCAAGATGACGGGTTCGGATCTGGGAATTCTTGTTCCCAGAGCGGATGATCAGGCATATGCGGCCGAGATGACCGGTGATGGGACCCATACCGCCGGCGGCAATCGGATCCAGCGGCAAGCGGAACAATCGGTCGAAGCTGCTGCCGTCAGGCCAGCTTCGGCATTACTGTCGGCTCCCGTGATTCGACAGAATCCCGAGCTGCCTGCGGGATGTGAGATCACCAGCTTGACGATGCTGCTGCAATATAGCGGTATCTCCAAGAACAAGCTGGATCTGGTGCCCGAAATGAAAACAGATCCCACCCCCATTCGCTTTGACAGAAGCGGATCCATCCAATATTGGGGCAACCCGAACGTGGGCTTTGTCGGAGACATTACCCGCAAACAAATCGGTTTCGGAATTTTTCATGCGGGGATCTATCCGCTTCTTCATAAATATATTCCATCGGCGGTTGATTTGACGGGGCAGCCGTACGAGCAATTGGAAGATCAAATCATCAAGGGTTTTCCGGTCGTGGTATGGACCACGATTGACTTTCAGCTCCCTCAGAAATGGGTGGAATGGAATACGACGACCGGCACGGTGCGCACCACTTTCAGTGAACATGCAGTACTTCTGACGGGCTTTGACCAAAGTCATGTATTTGTGAATGATCCGTTGAGCGGGCAAAAAAATTTGAAGATCGATAAAAAACAGTTTATCGCAACCTGGGAGTCGATGGGCAAGCAAGCTCTTTCCTACACCGGCAAAGCAGCTCACTGA
- the aroA gene encoding 3-phosphoshikimate 1-carboxyvinyltransferase, with protein MDIQVRPAKRLQGEINALSSKNYTTRYLLAAALADGTSTVNYPAHSEDSDAMRRCIRDLGAVLEEKDERITITGFGRNPRPVKELNVGNAGAVLRFLMSVAAFSPEITFVNVYPESLGKRPHDDLIRALEQMNVRIDHNGGKLPITIHGGDPRGGKIAVSGKVSSQYLSSLLFMTPLLEEDSEIEVLDDLKSKVVVGQTLEVLEQAGIYIKASEDLMHFHVPGRQKYLAKNYVVQGDYPGSAAILAAAAVTDSDVRIHRLEERSRQGERAVVDVLKAMGVSLTHVDSTVHITGNTRLKAVEFDGDEATDAVLAMVSAAVFAEGTSRFYNVENLRYKECDRITDFLAELRKAGADVEERRSEIIVHGRPEGVEGGVEINAHFDHRVIMALTVVGLRSKQGLFIRDAHHVAKSYPQFFDHLRSLGAEVNWM; from the coding sequence ATGGATATCCAAGTGCGTCCCGCGAAGCGGCTCCAAGGCGAGATCAATGCTTTGTCTTCAAAGAACTATACGACCCGTTATTTATTGGCTGCCGCTTTGGCTGACGGAACCAGCACGGTGAATTACCCGGCGCACAGCGAGGACAGCGATGCCATGAGGAGATGCATCCGTGATCTGGGAGCGGTTCTTGAGGAAAAGGACGAACGAATTACGATTACCGGCTTTGGCAGAAATCCCCGGCCGGTCAAAGAATTGAATGTGGGCAATGCGGGCGCTGTGCTCCGGTTTTTAATGTCGGTTGCAGCCTTCAGTCCGGAGATTACCTTTGTCAATGTTTATCCGGAATCGCTGGGTAAACGTCCGCATGACGACTTGATCCGGGCGTTGGAGCAGATGAACGTCAGGATCGACCACAACGGGGGCAAACTCCCGATCACCATTCATGGCGGAGATCCGCGCGGCGGTAAAATTGCCGTTTCCGGAAAGGTCAGCTCGCAGTATTTGAGCTCGCTGTTATTCATGACGCCGTTGTTGGAGGAAGACAGTGAAATTGAAGTTCTCGACGACCTGAAATCGAAGGTGGTTGTCGGGCAGACGCTGGAGGTTTTGGAGCAGGCGGGAATTTACATAAAAGCTTCAGAAGATTTGATGCATTTTCACGTTCCCGGAAGACAAAAATACTTAGCCAAGAATTATGTCGTTCAAGGCGATTATCCCGGTTCCGCGGCAATTCTTGCCGCTGCTGCGGTAACGGATTCCGACGTGAGAATCCATCGTTTGGAGGAACGCAGCCGGCAGGGGGAACGCGCCGTTGTCGACGTATTGAAAGCGATGGGCGTTTCCTTGACGCATGTTGACAGCACCGTGCATATTACCGGAAATACGCGGCTGAAAGCGGTGGAATTCGACGGCGACGAAGCAACCGACGCCGTATTGGCCATGGTGTCCGCAGCGGTATTCGCGGAAGGAACGTCACGATTTTATAACGTGGAGAATCTGCGGTACAAAGAGTGTGACCGCATTACCGATTTTTTGGCGGAGCTGAGAAAAGCGGGCGCGGATGTGGAGGAACGTCGAAGCGAAATCATCGTTCACGGCAGGCCGGAGGGAGTGGAAGGCGGCGTAGAGATCAATGCGCATTTCGACCATCGGGTCATCATGGCTTTGACCGTAGTAGGACTTCGCTCGAAGCAAGGCCTGTTTATTCGTGATGCTCATCATGTTGCCAAGTCGTATCCGCAATTTTTTGACCATCTGCGCTCATTGGGAGCGGAAGTGAATTGGATGTAG
- a CDS encoding shikimate kinase — protein MKRQNIVLIGFMGTGKTTVGKLLSKQMDWSFVDTDQLVEQREGKTIPELFATRGEAYFRNVESEVIHECLQKSHQIVATGGGSVLNKTNRERMQENGFVVALTAEADTIIRRVKHDRNRPLLHGNVEDSVRKILVERKEAYHFADLTVDTTYSNFEETLQTILEAWKRRV, from the coding sequence GTGAAGCGGCAAAATATCGTGTTGATCGGCTTTATGGGAACAGGCAAAACAACCGTGGGCAAACTGCTTTCCAAACAAATGGACTGGAGCTTTGTGGATACCGACCAACTGGTCGAGCAAAGGGAAGGGAAAACGATCCCGGAATTGTTTGCTACCCGGGGAGAGGCTTATTTCCGCAATGTCGAGAGTGAAGTCATTCACGAATGTTTGCAGAAATCGCATCAGATTGTAGCCACCGGCGGAGGATCGGTGTTGAACAAAACGAATCGGGAGAGAATGCAGGAAAACGGATTTGTTGTCGCCCTGACCGCGGAGGCGGATACAATCATCCGCAGGGTCAAGCATGACCGGAATCGTCCCCTGCTGCATGGAAATGTCGAGGACAGCGTACGAAAAATTCTGGTCGAGCGAAAAGAGGCTTATCATTTTGCCGATCTGACCGTGGATACGACATATTCTAATTTCGAGGAAACCCTTCAGACGATACTGGAAGCATGGAAACGTCGGGTATAA
- the gndA gene encoding NADP-dependent phosphogluconate dehydrogenase produces MSKQQIGVIGMAVMGRNLALNMVSKGYSVSVYNRSPEKTQALLNEHPDEKLHGTYSIEEFVQSLESPRKIMLMVMAGKPTDDMIEQLVPLLDEGDILIDGGNSYFLDTRRRNKALAERGIRFVGTGVSGGEQGALKGPAIMPGGQKDAYDLVKPILTDISAKVNGDPCCIYIGPDGAGHYVKMVHNGIEYGDMQLICEAYDLLKNILQLNAEELHAIFADWNRGELDSYLIDITADIFQNTDPETGRPMVDIILDTAGQKGTGKWTSQSALDLGVPLSIITESVFARFISAMKEERVEASKRLKGPETAAYDGGREAFIEAVRKALYASKICSYAQGFAQMKAASEEYGWDLDLGGIAMIFRGGCIIRARFLQNIKEAFNRNPGLQNLLLDAYFQNVVEEYQGAWREVIAAAVSRGIPVPAFSSALAYYDSYRTERLPANLLQAQRDYFGAHTFRRIDKEGVYHHEWNGTN; encoded by the coding sequence ATGTCAAAACAGCAGATCGGCGTTATCGGCATGGCGGTAATGGGCCGCAATCTTGCCTTGAATATGGTCAGCAAAGGATACTCGGTATCGGTGTATAACCGTTCTCCGGAAAAAACGCAAGCCCTGTTGAACGAACATCCGGATGAAAAATTGCACGGTACCTATTCCATTGAGGAATTTGTTCAATCTCTGGAAAGTCCGCGTAAAATCATGCTGATGGTGATGGCCGGCAAACCGACGGACGACATGATTGAGCAGTTGGTTCCCTTATTGGACGAGGGGGATATTCTGATCGACGGAGGAAATTCATATTTTTTGGATACACGCCGGAGGAATAAAGCTTTGGCGGAAAGGGGCATCCGCTTCGTCGGAACTGGCGTGTCGGGCGGTGAACAAGGTGCTCTGAAAGGGCCCGCAATCATGCCGGGCGGACAAAAGGACGCCTATGATCTGGTCAAACCGATCCTTACCGATATTTCAGCCAAAGTGAACGGAGATCCCTGCTGCATCTATATCGGACCTGATGGAGCGGGCCATTATGTGAAGATGGTGCACAATGGAATTGAATATGGAGATATGCAGCTGATCTGCGAAGCCTACGATTTGTTGAAAAATATTCTGCAGTTAAACGCAGAGGAGCTTCATGCAATCTTTGCCGATTGGAACCGCGGTGAACTGGACAGCTATTTGATTGATATTACGGCAGATATTTTCCAAAATACCGATCCTGAAACCGGCAGGCCGATGGTTGATATCATACTGGACACCGCCGGCCAAAAGGGAACCGGCAAATGGACCAGCCAGAGCGCGCTAGATCTCGGCGTACCGCTTTCGATTATCACGGAATCGGTTTTTGCCAGATTCATTTCCGCCATGAAGGAGGAGCGGGTAGAGGCCAGCAAACGCTTGAAGGGGCCGGAAACTGCTGCTTATGACGGCGGGCGCGAGGCATTTATCGAAGCGGTCCGAAAAGCCTTGTATGCCAGCAAGATTTGTTCTTACGCTCAGGGGTTTGCCCAAATGAAAGCGGCCTCCGAAGAATACGGCTGGGATCTCGATCTGGGCGGCATCGCCATGATCTTCCGCGGGGGCTGCATCATCCGCGCGAGATTCCTGCAGAACATAAAAGAGGCGTTCAACCGGAATCCGGGTTTGCAGAATCTGCTGCTTGACGCTTATTTCCAGAACGTAGTGGAGGAATATCAGGGGGCCTGGAGGGAAGTAATCGCTGCGGCGGTCAGCCGGGGAATTCCCGTCCCGGCATTTTCATCTGCGCTGGCTTATTACGACAGTTACCGGACAGAACGGCTTCCCGCCAATTTGCTCCAGGCGCAGAGAGATTATTTTGGGGCGCATACCTTCCGCCGGATCGACAAAGAAGGCGTGTATCATCATGAATGGAACGGAACGAATTAG
- a CDS encoding DUF1054 domain-containing protein yields MTIPALTPQDFDVFTIPGLEARMEQLIRQVRPKLTRIGEELGPFLSAMAGEPMFAHVAKHARRTVNPPEDSWVAWANNKKGYKAHPHFEVGLFSTHLYIQFALIYESGNKAIFAGRLAGELERIGKLIPGNYYWSEDHTVPHAILHKDMNNAKFAEMIRKLQNVKKSEVMCGVKIDRNDPVLEQASLLQQHIENTLETLMPLYRLSF; encoded by the coding sequence ATGACGATACCCGCATTAACCCCGCAGGATTTTGATGTCTTTACGATACCCGGCCTTGAAGCCAGAATGGAACAGCTGATCCGGCAGGTACGCCCGAAATTGACGCGTATCGGAGAAGAACTGGGGCCTTTTCTTTCCGCAATGGCCGGCGAACCGATGTTTGCCCATGTGGCCAAGCATGCCAGAAGAACAGTCAACCCTCCGGAGGATTCCTGGGTAGCCTGGGCAAACAACAAGAAGGGGTACAAAGCGCATCCCCATTTTGAGGTAGGACTTTTCTCGACGCATCTGTACATCCAATTTGCGCTTATTTACGAAAGCGGCAATAAAGCGATCTTCGCCGGCCGCTTAGCCGGCGAGCTGGAACGAATCGGCAAGCTGATTCCGGGAAATTATTATTGGTCCGAGGACCACACCGTCCCCCACGCCATCCTTCATAAGGACATGAATAACGCCAAATTTGCGGAGATGATCCGCAAGCTGCAGAATGTGAAAAAATCGGAGGTCATGTGCGGTGTGAAAATCGACCGCAACGATCCTGTGCTGGAACAAGCCAGCCTGCTTCAGCAGCATATCGAGAATACGCTGGAAACGCTGATGCCGCTGTACAGACTTTCATTCTGA